Proteins co-encoded in one Rattus rattus isolate New Zealand chromosome 5, Rrattus_CSIRO_v1, whole genome shotgun sequence genomic window:
- the LOC116900369 gene encoding olfactory receptor 10AG1-like, which translates to MQFVLIGFSDFPNLQGFLHAVFSVVYIIILVGNFLIILITSMDPALQKPMYFFLANFSSLEICYVSVTVPRILFNLEKQDRSISLMSCATQLCFFLIFGTTECLLLTVMSYDRYVAICNPLHYPLVMNTKRCTHMVAVSWLGGIPVQIGQTYQIFSMPFCNSNQIDHFFCDIPPILKLACGDTSVHELSVYLVVSMVVAFPFILVLTSYSKIIATILGLPTTKGRAKAFSTCSSHLLVVLLFYGSATITYLRPKSMHSPGTDKLFSLFYAIVIPLLNPLIYTLRNKEVTAALRKLIFQIRDLYRHRSLLFF; encoded by the coding sequence ATGCAATTTGTGCTCATAGGATTTTCTGACTTTCCCAACCTCCAAGGGTTTCTACATGCAGTGTTTTCTGTAGTTTATATAATTATCCTGGTTGGAAATTTCCTCATAATACTAATAACTAGTATGGATCCTGCATTACAGAAAcccatgtatttttttctggCAAATTTTTCCTCGCTGGAAATCTGTTATGTATCAGTTACTGTCCCAAGGATTCTGTTCAACCTTGAGAAACAGGACAGAAGCATTTCACTGATGTCCTGTGCCACACAGCTGTGCTTCTTCCTTATTTTTGGAACTACTGAATGTTTGCTGCTGACTGTGATGTcgtatgaccgctatgtggccatctgcaatcCTCTGCATTATCCTCTGGTCATGAACACAAAAAGGTGCACACATATGGTGGCAGTCTCCTGGCTGGGAGGTATCCCAGTCCAGATAGGACAAACTTATCAGATATTCTCTATGCCTTTTTGTAATTCTAATCAAATAGACCATTTCTTTTGTGACATACCACCAATTCTCAAGCTGGCTTGTGGAGACACTTCTGTACACGAACTGTCTGTTTATTTGGTTGTTTCCATGGTAGTTGCTTTCCCCTTCATATTGGTGCTTACATCCTACAGCAAAATCATTGCTACCATCCTGGGCTTGCCAACAACCAAAGGGCGGGCAAAAGCCTTCTCCACATGTTCTTCACACCTACTGGTGGTACTGTTGTTTTATGGATCTGCTACAATTACCTATTTGAGACCAAAGTCCATGCATTCTCCTGGAACTGACAAACTGTTCTCTCTGTTCTATGCAATTGTGATTCCTTTGTTAAATCCGCTAATATACACCCTTAGGAACAAGGAAGTGACTGCTGCTCTGAGAAAGTTAATATTCCAAATTAGGGACTTGTATAGGCATagaagtttattatttttctaa